Proteins from a genomic interval of Paenibacillus sp. FSL H8-0048:
- a CDS encoding LysR family transcriptional regulator produces the protein MTTIDSSNILHYLDAILKHGSYTKAAKDLYVSQPYLTQLIKRIEHEIGTEILNRQTSPLQLTEAGKLYYQYLMSLEMAQEQFHKRIAHYSIRDTQTIKLGILSSLGSYLLPLFLPDFMKNYPSIKIEIQEDYSEVNEIRVLNHELDFFIGQNPETLSPNLNVVSWGPHGYYAVVTEDSPLYDINPKTLEESHANLKLLLQSPLVLTKKGSSIRRQLDHLFQKFKIKPTIILESTNIFTTLELAKKGVGIAFVPYSICMSEVPQGYRLLPLSLDLLSLDYFIAYSKNKPLSSVEQDLIALFTTDVPCMHAEHP, from the coding sequence ATGACTACGATTGATTCTTCCAATATCCTTCATTATCTTGACGCGATTCTCAAGCACGGAAGCTATACTAAGGCCGCCAAGGACCTGTATGTTTCGCAACCTTACCTCACGCAGCTTATCAAGCGAATCGAGCATGAAATCGGCACAGAAATTTTGAATCGACAGACCTCTCCCTTGCAACTAACTGAGGCAGGCAAGCTGTACTATCAGTATCTGATGTCCCTCGAAATGGCACAGGAACAATTCCACAAACGAATCGCTCACTATTCCATAAGAGACACCCAGACGATCAAGCTCGGTATCTTGTCCAGCTTAGGTTCGTATTTATTGCCTTTGTTTTTGCCCGATTTCATGAAAAATTACCCGTCTATTAAGATCGAGATTCAAGAGGATTACTCCGAGGTCAATGAAATCCGCGTGTTGAACCATGAACTGGATTTTTTTATCGGACAAAATCCAGAGACCCTCTCGCCCAATCTGAATGTTGTCTCATGGGGGCCTCACGGTTACTATGCGGTGGTGACAGAGGACTCCCCGTTGTATGACATTAATCCGAAGACGTTAGAGGAGAGCCATGCCAATCTGAAGCTGCTACTGCAAAGTCCCCTTGTGCTGACTAAAAAAGGTTCTTCGATTCGCCGGCAGCTTGATCACCTATTTCAGAAGTTTAAGATCAAGCCAACTATTATACTAGAAAGCACGAATATTTTTACCACGCTGGAGTTAGCCAAGAAAGGCGTTGGTATCGCATTCGTCCCCTATAGTATCTGCATGTCGGAAGTCCCTCAGGGCTACCGCTTGTTGCCCTTATCACTGGATTTGTTGTCGCTCGATTATTTTATTGCCTATTCCAAAAACAAACCTCTATCTTCGGTGGAACAAGATTTGATCGCACTCTTTACTACAGATGTTCCATGTATGCACGCAGAGCATCCGTAA
- a CDS encoding NADPH-dependent FMN reductase codes for MKLIGIVGTNSNTSTNRKLLQFMRKHFSSQAEIEICEIKHLPAFDEPEDRQAPTEVQALCEQIAAADGVIISTPEYDHTIPAALKSAMEWISYTTRPLINKPILIVGASHGLLGTSRAQMHLRQILDAPELKARVLPSSEFLLGHSLAAFDESGDLVYANKVQELEEIFEEFQLFVKINQQLVKENHFKTEQSKAFSWESAIWGGERA; via the coding sequence ATGAAACTAATCGGTATTGTCGGAACGAACTCGAATACTTCGACGAATCGCAAGCTGTTGCAATTTATGCGTAAGCATTTTTCCAGCCAGGCGGAGATTGAGATCTGCGAGATTAAGCACCTCCCTGCTTTTGATGAACCGGAAGATCGTCAGGCGCCCACTGAAGTACAAGCCTTATGCGAGCAGATTGCGGCAGCGGATGGCGTTATTATCTCGACCCCGGAATACGATCATACCATCCCAGCGGCGCTCAAGAGCGCCATGGAATGGATCTCGTATACCACCCGTCCTTTGATTAATAAACCAATTCTGATCGTGGGTGCTTCCCACGGTTTGCTTGGTACATCTCGCGCCCAGATGCATCTACGTCAGATTCTGGATGCTCCAGAGCTTAAGGCTCGCGTTCTGCCGAGCTCGGAATTTTTGTTGGGACATTCACTTGCCGCTTTTGACGAGTCAGGTGATCTGGTCTACGCAAATAAGGTTCAGGAGCTGGAGGAGATCTTCGAAGAGTTCCAATTGTTCGTGAAGATTAACCAACAGTTGGTTAAAGAGAACCACTTCAAGACAGAGCAAAGCAAAGCATTTAGCTGGGAATCGGCAATCTGGGGAGGCGAACGGGCATGA
- a CDS encoding FAD:protein FMN transferase, whose translation MEKKMIQLMGTVITMAVHHQNAAALLADAEQQLIDYEQRFSANNPSSALMQINNQAGKSPVIVDTDLFELIAIGKRESLVADSLLNIAIGPLVKAWKIGFAGAQHPPEAVIAECRQLIDPHHIQLDEERKTVFLEKERMEVDLGALAKGYFADRIVEVFKRQGASAGFIDLGGNVLTFGENPASEDGLWRVGIQNPQLPRGNYALVLKLKNQSIVTSGVYERKLEVAGRKYHHIFDGQTGYPVRSDVASLTIVSEQSLEGEIGSTRLFGKRAAEIIRTLNSTAEIEGIVITEHNELAVTDALRAYMEHL comes from the coding sequence ATGGAAAAGAAAATGATACAGCTCATGGGAACGGTTATTACGATGGCCGTTCATCATCAGAATGCAGCGGCGCTCTTGGCGGATGCGGAGCAGCAGCTGATTGACTACGAGCAGCGCTTCAGTGCGAATAATCCGAGCTCGGCGCTCATGCAGATTAATAACCAAGCCGGGAAGAGTCCCGTAATTGTAGATACGGATCTGTTCGAGCTGATTGCAATCGGGAAGAGGGAGAGTCTCGTAGCAGACAGTCTGCTGAACATCGCGATTGGTCCCTTAGTCAAGGCGTGGAAGATCGGGTTTGCAGGGGCGCAGCATCCTCCGGAAGCGGTCATTGCGGAGTGTCGGCAGCTTATCGATCCCCATCATATTCAATTGGATGAGGAACGGAAGACTGTTTTCCTGGAAAAGGAAAGGATGGAGGTTGATCTGGGTGCGCTGGCCAAAGGGTACTTTGCAGATCGAATTGTGGAGGTGTTCAAGCGTCAGGGGGCGAGCGCAGGGTTCATCGATCTAGGTGGGAATGTGCTGACTTTTGGTGAGAACCCGGCGTCTGAAGACGGGTTATGGCGGGTCGGGATTCAGAATCCACAGCTACCGCGAGGAAATTATGCGTTGGTCTTGAAATTGAAGAACCAATCCATTGTGACTTCTGGCGTGTATGAGCGGAAGTTGGAGGTTGCGGGCCGGAAGTACCATCATATTTTTGACGGACAAACGGGGTACCCGGTACGGAGCGATGTAGCAAGCTTGACAATTGTATCGGAGCAGTCATTGGAGGGAGAGATTGGGTCTACCCGTCTATTTGGCAAGCGTGCGGCCGAGATCATTCGTACGCTGAATTCGACCGCTGAGATTGAGGGTATCGTGATCACGGAACATAACGAGCTGGCTGTTACGGATGCTCTGCGTGCATACATGGAACATCTGTAG
- a CDS encoding DEAD/DEAH box helicase, producing MNFKIEEIKDFCGETFYKRGLSYYNSGRVSKLSFDAVNDRYRAKVKGSNTYRVEIQNYYKFGGGLEAYCTCPAYENYDCCKHVAATLVAVYKLRLEAGEEGKLVQQAAHSPVLPLVLSPAPSTKRASKPNYEQTDLLISSVAQLARTRDHEQEPVLFGDAEQLQFEFFLNLPDYQHKGLTLEMRVGYKHRYVVTKLGQFLEYLEQRKPLYFTSKFTFDAEQQQMSVADREFLEVMLLLRNSEKLVKSSLNPYYSHTETDGRTLTVAPLAWDKLKPLLSKVNVTLRGVRLPEVRAVLADQPPPLAFSIGQKKKKEYILSASELDTFTLLPDYSMLIKNGLIYEMDRDTFRMIALLQQQFKESGEIAVAPGQIGPVVQQVLPALRKLGKVRVEQSVDERIVEPELQAKLYLDYADGTIMIRLEFHYDDIVILPLDEKQGEAAHKSKILIRNFQRENTIIAALDYSPLRREGQYWASGSEPAIYETLFQVVPALEDDAELFISTAVQGLLLERTAYPKVTADLNEGLDWLEISFELEGLDEQETVRVMQAIVEKKKYIRLRSGAFLQLEGDRFSEFGTIAEQLNLSKKEVNGSRLHLPSVQALQLPERGHGFKHTKWGKSLREFLEQLREPDRMEFELPNQLRPILRDYQTKGFQWMKTLSKFRFGGILADDMGLGKTIQSIAYICSELAERMPQMEAKAPVLILCPASLTYNWENEFARFAPEVNVLVVAGQKEERSGLLESKVMEEADVIITSYPLLRRDIELYSGTLFHALILDEAQAIKNSASQTAQAVKSLKTARKFALTGTPIENSVEELEAIFSTVFPALFTGRLSFKELPAARIASIVSPFILRRLKKEVLEELPDRIDTVLRTELRDEQKQVYLAYLSKLRDDTERDLIAEGFHKSRMKILAGITRLRQICCHPSLFIENYTGGSGKLEQFLETVQECRDSGRRMLVFSQFSSMLALIRQRLEEAGVQPLYLDGSTPGKERVELCRLFNEGEGEVFLISLKAGGTGLNLTGADTVILYDLWWNPAVEEQAIGRAHRMGQRNVVQVIRLITEGSIEEKMLELQQRKKDLIEEIIEAGENKTTRLSEEDIRELLRV from the coding sequence ATGAATTTTAAAATAGAAGAAATCAAGGATTTCTGTGGGGAGACTTTTTATAAGCGTGGACTATCTTATTATAATTCCGGGCGGGTAAGCAAGCTGAGCTTCGATGCAGTAAATGACCGCTATAGAGCAAAGGTAAAAGGAAGCAACACTTACCGCGTAGAGATACAAAATTATTATAAATTTGGCGGAGGACTTGAAGCCTATTGTACTTGTCCCGCCTATGAGAACTATGACTGCTGTAAGCATGTGGCGGCAACTCTCGTTGCAGTCTACAAGTTGAGGCTTGAGGCTGGCGAAGAAGGTAAGCTTGTACAGCAGGCCGCGCATTCTCCGGTTTTACCACTGGTTCTATCTCCAGCCCCCTCTACCAAACGTGCAAGCAAGCCGAACTATGAACAGACGGATCTCCTAATCTCCTCAGTGGCCCAATTAGCTCGGACAAGAGATCATGAGCAAGAGCCTGTGTTATTTGGTGATGCGGAGCAGCTGCAGTTTGAGTTTTTCTTGAATTTGCCTGATTACCAGCACAAGGGTCTTACGCTTGAAATGCGGGTAGGCTATAAACACCGGTATGTCGTGACGAAGCTGGGCCAATTCCTGGAGTATCTGGAGCAGCGTAAGCCGCTGTATTTCACCAGTAAGTTCACATTTGATGCGGAGCAGCAGCAGATGAGCGTGGCCGACCGGGAATTCCTTGAAGTAATGCTCCTGCTCAGAAATTCCGAGAAATTGGTGAAGTCCAGCCTGAACCCCTACTATAGTCATACGGAGACTGACGGTAGAACGCTGACGGTCGCTCCGCTAGCCTGGGACAAGCTTAAGCCGCTGTTGTCAAAAGTGAATGTGACTCTTAGAGGTGTACGGTTACCGGAGGTTCGTGCTGTCCTCGCGGACCAGCCTCCGCCGCTTGCATTCTCCATCGGTCAAAAGAAGAAAAAGGAATACATTCTGTCCGCTTCTGAGTTGGATACCTTCACCTTGCTCCCGGACTATTCCATGCTGATTAAAAATGGGCTGATCTATGAGATGGACCGGGACACATTTCGTATGATTGCACTGCTCCAGCAGCAGTTCAAGGAATCAGGGGAGATTGCTGTTGCTCCCGGACAGATCGGTCCAGTGGTGCAGCAGGTGCTGCCAGCCTTAAGGAAGCTTGGGAAGGTCCGTGTCGAGCAGTCCGTAGACGAGCGAATTGTGGAGCCTGAGCTACAGGCTAAGCTCTATCTGGATTATGCGGACGGAACGATCATGATCCGGCTGGAATTCCATTATGACGACATCGTGATTCTTCCGCTGGATGAGAAGCAGGGGGAAGCGGCGCACAAGTCCAAGATACTGATCCGTAATTTTCAGCGGGAGAATACAATTATTGCTGCTTTGGATTATTCTCCGCTTAGGCGGGAGGGGCAATATTGGGCTTCTGGAAGTGAGCCGGCTATCTATGAGACACTGTTTCAGGTCGTGCCTGCTCTGGAGGATGATGCAGAACTGTTCATCTCCACGGCTGTCCAGGGGCTGCTTCTGGAGCGTACAGCCTATCCGAAGGTCACAGCGGATCTGAATGAAGGCTTGGATTGGCTGGAGATTTCGTTTGAGCTGGAGGGCTTGGATGAACAGGAGACAGTTCGTGTAATGCAGGCGATTGTGGAGAAAAAGAAATATATCCGCCTGCGCAGCGGGGCTTTTCTGCAGCTTGAAGGGGATCGCTTCAGCGAATTCGGCACGATTGCCGAGCAGCTTAATCTTAGCAAGAAGGAAGTGAACGGCTCCCGCCTTCACCTGCCCTCCGTTCAGGCTCTTCAACTCCCCGAGCGGGGGCACGGGTTCAAGCATACGAAGTGGGGCAAGTCCCTCCGGGAATTCCTGGAGCAGCTTCGGGAGCCGGACCGTATGGAGTTTGAACTGCCGAATCAGCTGCGGCCTATTCTCCGGGATTACCAGACCAAAGGTTTTCAGTGGATGAAGACCTTATCGAAGTTCAGGTTCGGCGGGATTCTTGCAGATGATATGGGGCTGGGTAAAACCATTCAGAGTATCGCTTATATCTGCTCCGAGCTGGCTGAAAGGATGCCTCAGATGGAGGCTAAAGCTCCCGTGCTGATTCTGTGCCCGGCATCCTTGACCTATAACTGGGAGAATGAATTTGCCCGGTTCGCGCCAGAGGTGAATGTACTTGTGGTGGCTGGACAGAAGGAGGAACGCAGCGGGCTGCTGGAGAGTAAGGTCATGGAAGAAGCAGATGTGATTATTACTTCGTACCCGCTGCTCCGCAGAGATATTGAGCTGTATTCCGGCACGCTCTTCCATGCGCTCATACTGGATGAAGCCCAGGCGATCAAGAATTCAGCCTCCCAGACGGCCCAAGCGGTAAAGTCGCTTAAGACTGCACGGAAATTCGCTCTGACGGGCACACCGATTGAGAATTCGGTGGAGGAGCTGGAAGCGATTTTCAGCACAGTCTTCCCGGCGCTGTTCACGGGGAGATTATCCTTCAAGGAGCTGCCTGCGGCACGAATTGCCAGTATCGTGTCCCCTTTTATTCTGCGCCGGCTGAAAAAAGAGGTGCTGGAGGAGCTGCCTGACCGCATAGATACCGTACTGCGCACGGAGCTGCGGGATGAGCAGAAGCAAGTCTATCTTGCTTATCTATCCAAGCTGCGGGATGATACCGAGCGGGACTTGATAGCCGAAGGCTTCCACAAAAGCCGGATGAAGATTCTGGCGGGCATTACCCGCTTACGGCAGATCTGCTGTCATCCTTCGTTGTTCATCGAGAACTATACGGGTGGCTCCGGCAAGCTGGAGCAATTCCTGGAGACGGTGCAGGAATGCCGTGATTCCGGCCGCAGAATGCTGGTGTTCTCGCAATTCTCCAGCATGTTAGCGCTGATCCGGCAGCGCCTGGAAGAAGCGGGAGTTCAGCCTTTGTATCTGGACGGCTCGACTCCGGGTAAGGAGCGGGTGGAGCTGTGCAGGCTTTTCAATGAAGGGGAAGGTGAAGTGTTCCTGATCTCGCTTAAGGCGGGCGGAACGGGGCTAAATCTGACTGGAGCGGACACCGTGATTCTGTACGATCTGTGGTGGAATCCGGCCGTGGAGGAGCAAGCCATCGGCCGGGCCCACCGGATGGGGCAACGGAATGTGGTACAGGTGATCCGGCTGATCACCGAAGGCTCCATCGAGGAGAAGATGCTGGAGCTGCAGCAACGCAAAAAAGATCTCATCGAAGAGATCATCGAAGCTGGCGAGAACAAGACCACCCGGCTGTCAGAAGAGGATATCCGCGAGCTGCTCCGCGTGTAG
- the sigK gene encoding RNA polymerase sporulation sigma factor SigK has translation MPGIISTIALLIKELTLLVSYVRNNAFPQPLSEQDESKYLGMMAEGDAKARNLLIEHNLRLVAHIVKKFDNTGEDMEDLISIGTIGLIKAIESYRPNKGTKLATFAARCIENEILMHLRSLKKTRKDVSLHDPIGTDKEGNEITLIDILGSEADDVIKEVDLKIEKSKIYRNLDILDDREKEVVVGRFGLDTGGEERTQREIAKELGISRSYVSRIEKRALMKLYHEFYKVKR, from the coding sequence TTGCCAGGAATCATAAGCACGATTGCGCTGCTGATCAAAGAACTGACGCTGCTGGTATCCTACGTAAGGAACAACGCTTTTCCCCAGCCTCTATCGGAGCAGGATGAGAGCAAATACTTAGGCATGATGGCCGAGGGAGACGCCAAGGCACGGAACCTGCTGATCGAGCATAACCTGCGGCTGGTTGCCCATATAGTGAAGAAATTCGACAACACCGGCGAAGACATGGAGGACCTGATCTCCATCGGCACCATTGGGCTGATCAAGGCCATCGAGAGCTACCGCCCGAACAAGGGCACGAAGCTGGCTACTTTTGCCGCCCGTTGTATCGAGAATGAGATCCTGATGCACCTCCGGTCGCTCAAAAAAACACGTAAAGACGTATCCCTCCACGATCCGATCGGAACGGATAAGGAAGGCAATGAGATCACCCTGATCGATATCCTAGGCTCTGAGGCCGATGATGTCATTAAAGAGGTCGATCTGAAGATTGAGAAGAGCAAGATCTATCGTAATCTGGATATATTAGACGATCGGGAGAAGGAGGTTGTGGTCGGCCGCTTCGGCCTGGACACGGGCGGGGAAGAGCGGACGCAGCGAGAGATTGCGAAGGAGCTGGGGATCTCGCGGAGCTATGTATCGCGGATAGAGAAGAGGGCGCTGATGAAGCTGTATCATGAGTTTTATAAGGTGAAGCGATAG
- a CDS encoding flavocytochrome c, with protein sequence MKFVGIVGTNASKSYNRKLLEFMKSHFSEKVDIEILELKGVPMFNESDDQSQSPIIQNFNTKITEADGVIIATPEHNHSVPSALKSILEWLSWNLHPFDGKPVMVVGAAYDVQGSSRAQLHLRQILDAPGVNASVMPGSEFLLGRANEAFDEAGKIKSERTVDFLESCFHRFMRFAKIANLLNVPEDVSFEPGTYEVKAVGHNGDLPMIVEMSSTRIEKIDIDTAGESQGIADVVFTRIPSQIIEGQTLNVDILSGASVTSNGVIDGVAKAVKMAGANPDVLKKRPKAQSAINHGDEEYTADVVVVGAGGAGLAAAASVLQQGKKVIIVEKFPAIGGNTVRTGGPMNAADPEWQRKFAAIPGEGHTIEELAATPEEQVDAEYLADFRIFKHQVADYLRDTKEGKEFLFDSAIFHRMQTYFGGKRSDLQGYSIYGQYDLVKVLTDQALASVKWLEELGVEFDYNEVTMPVGALWRRGHKPVKHEGYAFVAALEQFVRAQGGQILTDTPVKRLIIEADGRVSGVIGTGVAGQTVTVHAPAVVLASGGFGANTQMLKQYNTYWSEIDDDIKTSNSPAITGDGILLGQSAGADLVGMGFSQMMPVSDPQTGALFSGLQVPPQNFVMVNQQGKRFVNEYGSRDQLSIAAINNGGLFYLIADDKIKETAYNTNQAKIDKQVERGTLFRADTLEELAQQIHIDPTTLVDTIAMYNSYVDQGHDPEFGKNAFDLKVAVAPFYATPRKPAVHHTMGGLKIDTQTHVLRESGQIIPGLYAAGEVAGGIHAGNRLGGNSLTDIFTFGRIAGRTAVKEQAVLSKL encoded by the coding sequence ATGAAATTTGTCGGAATTGTAGGAACCAACGCGTCGAAGTCTTATAATCGGAAGCTACTGGAATTTATGAAGTCTCATTTTAGCGAAAAAGTGGACATTGAAATTCTGGAACTGAAGGGTGTCCCGATGTTTAATGAGTCGGACGATCAATCGCAGAGTCCGATTATTCAGAACTTTAATACGAAGATTACGGAAGCGGATGGCGTCATTATCGCTACACCGGAGCATAATCACTCGGTCCCCTCCGCGCTGAAAAGTATTCTGGAATGGTTGTCTTGGAATCTTCACCCGTTCGATGGCAAACCGGTCATGGTTGTCGGCGCGGCGTATGATGTGCAGGGGTCCTCCCGTGCACAACTACATCTGCGTCAGATTCTAGATGCACCCGGTGTCAATGCTAGCGTGATGCCTGGCTCGGAGTTCCTGTTGGGCCGTGCGAATGAAGCCTTTGATGAAGCGGGGAAGATCAAGTCGGAGCGGACGGTTGATTTCTTGGAGAGCTGCTTCCATCGCTTTATGCGTTTTGCCAAAATCGCTAATCTGCTGAATGTCCCTGAAGACGTTAGCTTTGAACCGGGAACCTATGAGGTAAAGGCGGTCGGACACAACGGTGATCTGCCGATGATCGTTGAGATGAGTTCGACTCGTATAGAGAAGATCGACATCGATACAGCGGGCGAATCACAGGGGATTGCGGATGTGGTATTTACCCGGATTCCGAGTCAGATCATCGAAGGACAGACGCTGAACGTGGATATTTTGTCCGGCGCATCTGTCACTAGCAATGGGGTCATCGACGGAGTAGCGAAGGCGGTCAAGATGGCAGGCGCCAACCCGGATGTATTAAAAAAACGGCCAAAAGCCCAGAGTGCGATCAATCACGGCGACGAAGAGTATACAGCGGACGTTGTGGTCGTTGGTGCGGGTGGTGCGGGACTCGCAGCAGCAGCCAGCGTGCTTCAGCAGGGAAAGAAGGTTATCATCGTGGAGAAGTTCCCAGCCATAGGTGGTAATACGGTACGAACAGGTGGTCCAATGAACGCTGCCGATCCAGAGTGGCAACGTAAATTTGCGGCGATTCCGGGTGAAGGTCATACGATTGAAGAGCTGGCAGCAACCCCGGAAGAACAGGTAGATGCCGAATATCTGGCGGACTTCCGTATCTTCAAACATCAGGTGGCTGATTATCTCCGCGATACGAAAGAGGGCAAAGAATTCTTGTTCGACTCCGCGATCTTCCACCGGATGCAGACCTATTTCGGCGGCAAACGCAGCGACCTTCAGGGGTATTCCATTTACGGGCAATATGATCTGGTTAAGGTATTAACCGATCAGGCGCTAGCCTCCGTTAAATGGTTGGAGGAACTGGGTGTCGAATTTGACTATAACGAAGTGACCATGCCGGTAGGAGCGTTGTGGCGCCGTGGACATAAACCAGTGAAGCATGAAGGCTATGCCTTCGTAGCGGCTTTAGAGCAATTTGTCCGTGCACAGGGTGGTCAGATCCTCACCGATACTCCGGTGAAGCGACTGATTATCGAAGCAGACGGCCGAGTTAGCGGCGTAATTGGTACCGGAGTAGCCGGGCAAACGGTAACGGTTCATGCGCCGGCCGTGGTGCTGGCTTCCGGTGGCTTTGGGGCCAATACGCAGATGCTGAAGCAGTACAATACGTACTGGAGCGAGATCGATGACGACATCAAGACCTCGAATTCTCCGGCGATTACCGGCGATGGTATTCTGCTGGGACAAAGTGCGGGCGCTGATCTGGTCGGCATGGGCTTCTCGCAGATGATGCCAGTGTCCGATCCGCAGACGGGCGCCTTGTTTAGCGGGTTGCAAGTGCCGCCTCAGAACTTTGTCATGGTCAATCAGCAGGGCAAACGTTTCGTCAACGAATATGGTAGCCGCGATCAGTTGTCGATAGCAGCAATCAATAACGGAGGCCTGTTCTATCTGATTGCGGATGACAAGATCAAGGAGACGGCCTATAACACAAATCAAGCGAAGATCGATAAGCAGGTGGAGCGAGGCACGCTATTCAGAGCGGACACACTGGAGGAACTGGCCCAGCAAATTCATATCGATCCGACTACGCTAGTGGATACGATCGCGATGTACAACTCTTACGTTGATCAGGGACATGATCCGGAATTTGGTAAAAATGCGTTCGATCTTAAGGTTGCAGTGGCTCCGTTCTATGCGACACCTCGTAAGCCAGCTGTTCACCATACGATGGGCGGACTCAAGATTGATACACAGACGCATGTTCTTCGCGAATCTGGCCAGATCATCCCGGGGTTGTACGCAGCCGGTGAGGTGGCAGGCGGTATCCATGCCGGTAACCGTCTGGGTGGTAACTCGCTCACCGACATTTTCACATTCGGTCGAATTGCCGGACGGACAGCTGTTAAGGAGCAGGCTGTTTTGTCGAAGTTATGA
- a CDS encoding PhpK family radical SAM P-methyltransferase: MIDCLLIGHNEFSFSEYEKMVGAMGKALPAYRDLNYNFWEYKNQYYTASDVFNKFVYGNPHLNNEMGSFSIGNYFNAAVAYLGTFLDRRGHSFDYVVAYQDEKEQLAQKLLAGNIRVIAILTTLYVSVQPVLEIISFIKKYNADVKIVLGGPFIASQMKTTMDGDSLQYFLKSVDADFYVNSSQGEAALEKIINNMKNGLGYDDIDNLFYRNGSRYIRTQINPEDNKLDENMVKWQLFGDRIGTFASLRTSISCPFSCNFCAFPKQAGKYQTVGIECVERELDALQALGKVKSINFIDDTLNVPPARFKEMLKMMIKNKYDFKWNSHYRCQFADRETVALMKESGCEGVFLGIESGSQQILKNMNKSATIEKYKEGIQLLKEYGIITYASFIIGYPGETRETVQETFDFIDRYKPDFFRTQLWYCDPTTPIWAKREQYGIEGSQFKWSHDTMDAQTACNIIEEYFMTHQSSVWVPQYNFEFSAIFNLLHRGMDIDQVKTFMVLFNKGIKEKLEHPEYPEVSEDLAAEMEFMMYKNEGYVPRDNAMNVLEQEVEFDF, from the coding sequence ATGATAGACTGTCTATTGATAGGACACAATGAATTTTCGTTCTCCGAATATGAGAAAATGGTAGGGGCGATGGGAAAAGCTCTCCCGGCCTACCGGGATTTGAACTACAATTTTTGGGAATATAAAAACCAATATTATACCGCATCAGATGTATTCAATAAATTTGTATACGGAAATCCTCATTTAAATAATGAAATGGGCAGTTTTTCAATAGGGAATTATTTTAATGCAGCTGTTGCTTACCTGGGGACATTTCTGGACCGGCGAGGCCACAGCTTTGATTATGTAGTAGCTTATCAGGATGAAAAAGAGCAGCTTGCTCAAAAGCTGCTTGCAGGGAATATAAGGGTCATTGCAATCCTCACTACCCTATATGTATCTGTTCAACCGGTGCTTGAAATTATATCCTTTATAAAAAAGTATAATGCGGATGTTAAAATCGTGCTGGGTGGTCCGTTTATTGCTTCTCAAATGAAAACTACAATGGATGGGGATTCCCTGCAGTACTTCTTAAAATCTGTCGATGCAGATTTTTATGTGAACAGTTCGCAAGGAGAAGCTGCATTGGAGAAGATAATAAACAATATGAAAAATGGCCTCGGTTATGATGATATCGATAATCTGTTTTATCGGAACGGGAGCCGTTATATTCGAACACAAATTAATCCTGAGGACAACAAACTGGATGAGAACATGGTGAAATGGCAGTTATTTGGCGACAGAATCGGAACGTTTGCGTCTCTCAGAACCTCCATATCCTGTCCTTTTTCATGTAATTTTTGCGCTTTTCCAAAGCAGGCGGGGAAATATCAGACTGTCGGAATTGAATGTGTGGAACGTGAATTAGATGCTTTGCAGGCCTTAGGGAAAGTGAAGAGCATTAATTTCATTGACGACACACTTAATGTGCCTCCGGCAAGATTTAAAGAAATGCTGAAAATGATGATTAAAAATAAATATGATTTCAAGTGGAATTCACATTACCGCTGCCAGTTCGCTGACCGGGAAACGGTAGCTTTAATGAAGGAGAGCGGTTGCGAAGGAGTATTTCTGGGCATTGAATCCGGAAGCCAGCAGATCCTGAAAAATATGAATAAATCAGCAACCATAGAGAAGTACAAAGAGGGGATTCAACTATTAAAAGAGTACGGAATTATTACCTATGCATCGTTTATTATCGGGTATCCAGGAGAAACCCGAGAAACGGTGCAGGAAACATTCGACTTCATTGACCGGTACAAACCGGATTTTTTCCGGACGCAACTTTGGTATTGTGACCCTACTACACCAATCTGGGCCAAAAGAGAACAGTACGGTATAGAAGGGTCTCAATTTAAATGGTCACATGATACAATGGACGCCCAAACTGCATGTAACATCATAGAAGAGTACTTTATGACACATCAGAGCTCTGTCTGGGTACCACAATATAATTTTGAATTCTCAGCAATATTTAATTTGCTGCACAGAGGGATGGACATTGATCAAGTGAAAACGTTTATGGTGCTGTTCAACAAAGGCATAAAGGAAAAATTGGAGCATCCTGAATATCCGGAAGTCAGTGAGGATCTGGCTGCAGAAATGGAATTTATGATGTATAAGAATGAGGGCTACGTGCCCAGAGACAATGCAATGAATGTATTGGAACAAGAAGTGGAATTTGATTTTTAG